The Desulfuromonas versatilis genome has a segment encoding these proteins:
- a CDS encoding thrombospondin type 3 repeat-containing protein, translating into MLSTVKLAALLAILALALAGCGGGGSSNSGATPPPGNTATDSDGDGIVDASDNCPNSANPDQADIDGDGIGDLCDPTPQADVFNWMGNTRLSVSAANGLLANDPPGSVIAAADSTSAFGGSLAVNTATGAFVYDPPTGAQNLADSFRYTVAGSLPTQVTINLAERIWFVRNNHPGADQGSDQNPFLSLAQAQAASDAGDTIFVFAGNGTAAGQDQGIALQEDQKLLGEGVGLKINGVPIVDPFPNALISNAALGLPGNTPVILLATGNEVAGFSIQATFNEGILALGGGGFHLHDNSITFAPLTGREGIRLLNLTGSNRVAGNTITGSPRDGVKLANNEDQAGDPAPATPVAATLSLSRNTIGNPGQDGINIDLEGAGAALAVNILTNTLTDAGAGADGNEGINITSRGAALVTAVLSGNVISGSAGEAVDLEAQGSSAFKGFVANNDLSTSAAASDLRAAIAGGATATACLELIDNANAAANSSFVVNNGAAEGSFQLFETGNDAPATRLGAALSDVPQGACAIALDGAALFQANCGVCHVGNGLGQGNVGPDITNRSAPQIAFQLANNPTMQHIRLSAAEIQAIAEALTSSP; encoded by the coding sequence ATGCTCTCAACGGTCAAACTCGCGGCACTCCTGGCAATCCTCGCGCTTGCCCTGGCGGGCTGCGGCGGAGGCGGCAGCAGCAACAGCGGGGCCACCCCGCCCCCCGGGAATACCGCCACCGACAGCGACGGCGACGGCATCGTTGACGCCTCGGACAATTGCCCGAACAGCGCCAACCCCGACCAGGCCGACATTGACGGCGACGGCATCGGCGACCTGTGCGACCCCACCCCCCAGGCCGATGTGTTCAATTGGATGGGCAACACCCGGCTCTCGGTAAGCGCCGCCAATGGCCTGCTGGCCAATGATCCGCCCGGCTCGGTCATTGCCGCGGCCGACAGTACATCGGCCTTCGGCGGAAGCCTTGCGGTCAACACCGCCACCGGGGCCTTCGTTTACGATCCCCCCACGGGTGCGCAGAACCTCGCCGACAGTTTCAGGTACACGGTGGCCGGTTCCCTGCCGACCCAGGTCACCATCAACCTGGCCGAACGCATCTGGTTCGTGCGCAACAACCACCCGGGGGCCGATCAGGGGAGCGACCAGAATCCGTTCCTGAGCCTGGCCCAGGCCCAGGCGGCCTCGGACGCCGGCGACACCATCTTCGTCTTCGCCGGCAACGGCACCGCCGCCGGCCAGGACCAGGGCATCGCCCTGCAGGAGGACCAGAAACTGCTCGGCGAAGGGGTGGGGCTGAAAATCAACGGCGTGCCGATTGTCGACCCCTTCCCCAACGCGCTCATCTCCAACGCCGCCCTGGGCCTGCCCGGCAACACCCCGGTGATCCTGCTCGCCACTGGCAACGAGGTGGCCGGCTTCAGCATCCAGGCGACCTTCAACGAGGGGATTCTCGCCCTGGGCGGCGGCGGTTTTCATCTGCACGACAACAGCATCACCTTCGCTCCGCTCACCGGCCGTGAAGGGATTCGCCTGCTCAACCTCACCGGCAGCAACCGGGTGGCCGGCAACACCATCACCGGCTCTCCCCGCGACGGGGTCAAGCTGGCCAACAACGAGGACCAGGCGGGCGACCCGGCTCCCGCGACGCCCGTTGCGGCCACCCTGAGCCTCAGCCGCAACACGATCGGCAATCCCGGCCAGGACGGGATCAACATCGACCTGGAGGGCGCCGGCGCGGCACTGGCGGTGAATATCCTGACCAACACCCTTACCGATGCCGGTGCCGGCGCCGACGGCAACGAGGGGATCAACATCACCAGCCGCGGAGCGGCGCTGGTCACGGCCGTGCTCTCCGGAAATGTCATCTCCGGCAGTGCCGGCGAGGCCGTCGACCTCGAGGCCCAGGGCAGCTCGGCATTCAAGGGCTTCGTCGCCAACAACGACCTGTCCACCAGCGCCGCCGCGAGCGATCTGCGCGCCGCCATCGCCGGCGGCGCCACGGCAACCGCCTGCCTGGAGTTGATCGACAACGCCAACGCCGCCGCCAACTCGAGCTTCGTGGTGAACAACGGCGCTGCCGAAGGCAGCTTCCAACTGTTCGAAACCGGCAACGATGCCCCGGCCACCCGGCTTGGCGCCGCGCTCAGCGACGTCCCCCAGGGGGCCTGCGCCATCGCCCTCGACGGCGCCGCGCTCTTCCAGGCCAACTGCGGCGTCTGCCATGTCGGCAACGGCCTCGGCCAAGGCAATGTCGGCCCCGACATAACCAACCGGAGCGCGCCGCAGATCGCCTTCCAACTGGCCAACAACCCGACCATGCAGCATATCAGGCTGAGCGCCGCGGAAATCCAGGCCATCGCCGAAGCCCTGACGAGCAGCCCCTGA
- a CDS encoding multicopper oxidase domain-containing protein produces MSRSNPAFRIPRKRLAGMQGAWTKMWDPPAESNPPTPELLTPNNPVPAFMQAQLPDDFRMNVPGTVERDLMNKVVMPTWDNQKELVFFAFRDNGLQSPLNDGIWPAPTIRVPRGVIFHCLAQGHGPKPHTIHWHGLEPTPMNDGVGHCSVEIGHYTYQLQPNFIGTYFYHCHRNTVQHFEFGLYGMFLVEPPDAFDQQDPNLPNFAGGYPRRTAANLEDFSQFSDKFVGGDPVWGVAGPFDGALEDPDPHAFTVEYDVEALWVLDDRDSVWSDLASNGKAFYPGGALTQDGQLSGEAVTPAPGTDVQRPGFDDQFPRGFFHDYNADYWFVTGVPVPAHRGETGTITSGNIVPAALNSGVAGMQVDVNAEVDQVVLVRVLNAAYNTIEVTFPVDVTIIAFDGRALGVPPYGRYNHAFELKAGTAYRMSTARRFDALIRSSNPVNAFAEVKFFDTNGQKVLDPEPLLVTARIPIVIS; encoded by the coding sequence ATGTCAAGATCCAATCCGGCTTTCAGAATACCCCGTAAACGTCTCGCCGGGATGCAGGGCGCCTGGACCAAGATGTGGGACCCGCCCGCGGAAAGCAACCCGCCGACCCCGGAGCTCCTGACTCCCAACAACCCGGTGCCGGCCTTCATGCAGGCCCAGCTGCCGGACGATTTTCGGATGAACGTCCCCGGCACGGTCGAGCGCGACCTGATGAACAAGGTGGTTATGCCGACCTGGGACAACCAGAAGGAACTTGTTTTCTTCGCTTTTCGTGACAATGGCCTGCAAAGCCCCCTCAACGACGGAATCTGGCCCGCACCGACCATCCGTGTGCCGCGGGGGGTCATCTTCCACTGCCTTGCCCAGGGGCACGGGCCCAAGCCGCACACCATTCACTGGCATGGCCTGGAGCCGACCCCGATGAACGACGGGGTGGGACATTGCTCGGTGGAGATCGGCCACTATACCTACCAGCTGCAGCCGAATTTCATCGGCACTTACTTCTATCACTGCCATCGCAACACGGTGCAGCACTTCGAGTTCGGCCTCTACGGGATGTTCCTGGTCGAGCCGCCCGACGCCTTCGACCAGCAGGATCCGAACCTGCCCAATTTCGCCGGAGGCTATCCGCGCCGCACCGCGGCCAACCTGGAGGATTTCTCCCAATTCAGCGACAAGTTCGTCGGCGGAGACCCCGTCTGGGGGGTGGCCGGGCCGTTTGACGGCGCCTTGGAAGACCCGGATCCCCATGCCTTCACCGTGGAATACGACGTGGAAGCCCTCTGGGTTCTCGACGACCGCGACTCGGTCTGGAGCGATCTGGCCTCCAACGGCAAGGCATTTTATCCCGGCGGGGCCCTGACCCAGGACGGCCAACTCTCAGGGGAGGCGGTGACGCCGGCCCCGGGGACCGATGTGCAGCGGCCGGGGTTCGACGACCAGTTCCCCCGCGGCTTCTTCCATGACTACAACGCCGACTACTGGTTCGTCACCGGCGTGCCCGTGCCGGCCCACCGAGGCGAAACCGGCACCATCACCTCGGGCAACATCGTCCCCGCCGCCCTGAACAGTGGCGTAGCCGGCATGCAGGTGGATGTCAACGCCGAGGTCGATCAGGTGGTGCTGGTGCGGGTGCTCAACGCCGCCTACAACACCATCGAGGTGACCTTTCCGGTGGACGTGACCATTATCGCCTTCGACGGCCGGGCCCTGGGGGTCCCCCCCTACGGGCGCTACAACCACGCCTTCGAGCTTAAGGCCGGCACTGCCTACCGGATGAGCACCGCCCGGCGCTTCGACGCCCTGATCCGCTCCTCCAACCCGGTCAACGCCTTCGCCGAGGTGAAATTCTTCGACACCAACGGGCAGAAGGTCCTGGATCCCGAACCACTGCTGGTGACGGCACGGATCCCCATCGTTATCAGCTGA
- a CDS encoding multicopper oxidase domain-containing protein: MKNMRRRDFIRFASYGLATIVVGCGGGGGSGGSGATGTGGGTGTGGGGDTGGNGTPPPGEIVETLNFTITDAVKEMVTHEPNSPGAGAAECYFWVYKEDRFPSDCPGPQIFAFEGDRIAINVTNTLDVDHSFVIPGLLDSGPIAPGETFSGEFEAKDPGVFLYHDNLNAPVNRVMGLHGAFVVMPKEASGDKWTPYKNPTNGVQQLFDDFGSAPWWPGLSWEEGDARANSLADPYRQYVWLCHEVSPVLFNEVGLHHENNPGVPYPAEDFVRHFLTDPFRNTSNDPRSDVSAEFPEKTSEFNRKPHFFTINGQSGFFAHHNPAITPFHRVGEPCVIRILNAGLQVHSLHLHANHFYVTAVNNEPSENPLWVDVYNVYPMDQVDYTIPFMRPPDIPNLRGIGRQDAGRTVPGGATTWPPTQELNLFFPPQGTTAQSFENPNQLVDLAVRQSPLCYPMHDHTEMSQVAQGGNYNSGMIAGIYFLGDRNTPGQMNFPMEEEFEMMLMHGRQIGVTGKPSGGWPDGSESGS, encoded by the coding sequence ATGAAAAACATGAGAAGGCGAGATTTCATCCGATTTGCCAGCTATGGCCTGGCCACCATTGTCGTAGGATGCGGCGGTGGGGGCGGCAGCGGCGGCAGCGGAGCAACGGGCACCGGCGGGGGCACTGGCACTGGGGGAGGTGGCGACACTGGCGGCAATGGCACCCCTCCGCCCGGCGAGATCGTGGAGACCCTCAACTTCACCATCACCGACGCCGTCAAGGAGATGGTCACCCACGAACCGAACAGTCCCGGCGCCGGCGCGGCCGAGTGCTATTTCTGGGTCTACAAGGAGGACCGCTTTCCCTCTGACTGCCCGGGACCGCAGATCTTCGCCTTCGAAGGGGACCGGATCGCCATCAACGTGACCAACACTCTGGACGTCGACCACTCCTTCGTCATTCCCGGCCTGCTCGATTCGGGGCCGATTGCGCCGGGCGAGACCTTTTCCGGCGAATTCGAGGCCAAGGACCCCGGCGTCTTTCTCTACCACGACAACCTCAACGCCCCGGTCAACAGGGTCATGGGGCTGCACGGCGCCTTCGTGGTTATGCCCAAGGAGGCCTCGGGCGACAAGTGGACCCCCTACAAGAACCCCACGAACGGCGTGCAGCAGCTGTTCGACGACTTCGGCTCCGCGCCTTGGTGGCCCGGCCTGTCCTGGGAGGAGGGCGACGCCCGGGCAAACTCCTTGGCCGACCCTTACCGCCAGTACGTCTGGCTTTGCCACGAGGTCAGCCCGGTGCTGTTCAACGAGGTCGGCCTGCATCACGAGAACAACCCCGGAGTGCCCTATCCGGCCGAGGATTTTGTGAGGCATTTCCTGACCGATCCGTTCCGCAACACCAGCAACGACCCACGCTCGGACGTCAGTGCGGAGTTCCCCGAGAAGACTTCGGAATTCAATCGCAAGCCCCACTTCTTCACCATCAACGGACAGTCGGGGTTCTTCGCCCACCACAACCCGGCGATCACCCCCTTTCACCGGGTCGGCGAACCCTGCGTGATCCGCATTCTCAATGCCGGCCTGCAGGTCCATTCGCTGCACCTGCACGCCAACCATTTTTACGTGACCGCAGTCAACAATGAACCGTCGGAAAATCCCCTGTGGGTCGATGTCTACAACGTCTACCCGATGGACCAGGTCGACTACACGATCCCCTTCATGCGGCCGCCGGATATTCCCAACCTGCGCGGGATCGGTCGGCAGGATGCCGGACGGACGGTTCCCGGCGGGGCAACCACCTGGCCCCCCACCCAGGAACTGAACCTGTTTTTCCCTCCACAGGGGACAACGGCGCAGAGCTTTGAAAACCCCAACCAGTTGGTCGACCTCGCCGTGCGCCAGTCGCCCCTGTGCTACCCGATGCACGACCACACCGAAATGTCGCAGGTCGCCCAGGGAGGAAACTATAACTCCGGCATGATCGCCGGCATCTATTTCCTCGGCGACCGCAACACTCCGGGGCAGATGAACTTTCCCATGGAGGAAGAATTCGAGATGATGCTGATGCACGGGCGCCAGATCGGTGTGACCGGCAAGCCGAGCGGGGGATGGCCCGACGGCTCCGAATCCGGATCCTGA
- a CDS encoding Rne/Rng family ribonuclease: MAKELVINKTSHETRVALLENGHIAELYIERNRERGIVGNIYLGKVIRVLPGMQAAFVDIGLEKAAFLYVADVLDEMEAVEQFIEGSPHRPAPSEEAGDEHPPMPPIEDLLQEGQEILVQIAKEPIGTKGARITSHVSLPGRHLVFMPTVDHVGISRRIENEEEKNRLREAVEQMKPRGTGFIVRTAAEGKTEEDLKSDMDFLVGLWQDITRRKENKRATCLIHSDLDVTSKVLRDILTEDVDRIVVDSQEEHDKIVRFIGTFMPKLKYSIELYQDDEPIFDAFGLEVEIARALGRKVWLKSGGYIIIEQTEALTAIDVNTGRYVGKHNLEDTILKTNLEAVKEIAFQLRLRNIGGLIIIDFIDMEKEAHRDKVHSALEETLKNDKAKTNILKISELGLVEMTRKRVRESIGRTLCEGCPYCEGKGYIKSRTTMVYEIFRELRREIRDMPGYRLTLLVHPDVAALLYDEERHGIEEIEARYEKQITIATRPNFHQEQFEIVVG; encoded by the coding sequence ATGGCCAAGGAACTGGTCATCAACAAGACCTCCCACGAAACCCGGGTGGCGCTGCTGGAAAACGGGCACATCGCCGAACTCTACATCGAGCGCAACCGGGAACGCGGCATCGTGGGAAACATCTACCTGGGCAAGGTGATCCGCGTCCTGCCCGGCATGCAGGCGGCGTTCGTCGATATCGGCCTGGAGAAGGCCGCCTTTCTCTACGTGGCCGACGTGCTTGACGAAATGGAGGCGGTCGAGCAGTTCATCGAGGGCAGCCCCCACCGGCCCGCCCCCAGCGAGGAGGCCGGGGACGAACACCCGCCCATGCCCCCCATCGAGGACCTGCTGCAAGAGGGCCAGGAGATCCTGGTGCAGATCGCCAAGGAACCGATCGGCACCAAGGGGGCACGCATCACCTCGCACGTCTCGCTGCCCGGACGCCACCTGGTGTTCATGCCGACCGTCGACCATGTCGGCATCTCGCGGCGCATCGAGAACGAGGAGGAGAAAAACCGCCTGCGCGAGGCCGTGGAGCAGATGAAGCCCCGCGGCACCGGCTTCATCGTGCGCACCGCCGCCGAGGGAAAGACCGAGGAAGACCTCAAGTCGGACATGGACTTTCTGGTCGGGCTCTGGCAGGACATCACCCGGCGCAAGGAGAACAAGCGCGCCACCTGCCTGATCCATTCGGACCTGGACGTCACCAGCAAGGTGCTGCGCGACATCCTCACCGAAGACGTTGACCGGATCGTCGTCGACAGCCAGGAGGAGCACGACAAGATCGTGCGCTTCATCGGCACCTTCATGCCCAAGCTCAAGTACTCCATCGAGCTCTACCAGGACGACGAGCCGATCTTCGACGCCTTCGGCCTGGAGGTGGAGATCGCCCGGGCCCTGGGGCGCAAGGTCTGGCTCAAGAGTGGCGGCTACATCATCATCGAGCAGACCGAGGCGCTCACCGCCATCGACGTCAATACCGGCCGCTACGTCGGCAAGCACAACCTCGAGGACACCATCCTCAAGACCAACCTCGAGGCGGTCAAGGAGATCGCCTTCCAGCTGCGCCTGCGCAACATCGGCGGGCTGATCATCATCGACTTCATCGACATGGAGAAGGAGGCCCACCGGGACAAGGTCCACTCGGCCCTCGAGGAGACCCTGAAGAACGACAAGGCCAAGACCAACATCCTCAAGATCTCCGAGCTCGGCCTGGTGGAGATGACCCGCAAGCGGGTGCGCGAGAGCATCGGCCGCACCCTCTGCGAGGGGTGCCCCTACTGCGAGGGCAAAGGCTACATCAAGAGCCGCACCACCATGGTCTACGAGATCTTCCGCGAGTTGCGCCGCGAGATCCGCGACATGCCGGGCTACCGGCTGACCCTGCTGGTGCATCCCGATGTCGCCGCGCTGCTCTACGACGAGGAGCGCCACGGCATCGAGGAGATCGAAGCCCGCTACGAGAAGCAGATCACCATCGCCACCCGCCCCAACTTCCACCAGGAGCAGTTCGAGATCGTGGTGGGCTGA
- a CDS encoding TIGR03960 family B12-binding radical SAM protein, with translation MNLDDVLPSISRPSRYLGGEPGSIKKDLGKVEVTFALAFPDVYEVGMSHLGFPILYHILNGLDWAAAERAYAPWPDLEAHLRDTSTALCSLESERPLGAFDIVGFTLQYELSYSNLLNMLDLAGIPRRRVQRDDQAPLIVVGGPCAFNPEPLADFIDCAVIGDGEEAVVDLCEALRVSRAAGESRDQLLRRLAAIEGVYVPALFDVDYRADGALAAIRPLQQGYERVRRRFLADLETAPYPTSPILPFMNTIHNRVAVEIARGCTRGCRFCQAGYIYRPVRERSPARIAEIIEQSLANSGYEEVSLLSLSTGDYSCIEPLLKGLMDRYAEQKVAVSFPSLRVGSLTAELMEEIKKVRKTGFTLAPEAGTERMRQVINKGITEEDLLETTRSAFALGWRLVKLYFMMGLPTETDEDLQGIIELAAKAKRSGRGTEGGADVNASVSTFVPKPHTPFQWEPQIGVEETLRRQKLLREGLQKKKVRLKWHEAQLSFMEGVFARGDRRLGAAIERAVDLGCRFDGWRDHFRFDLWQQAFADCGIDPAWYLRERGRDEVLPWDHIDCGLPKSYLESERRKALACAPTPDCRDGACSACGVCDFEELRMRQVQHGEVPLPERPAEAPPGEEDRYKVRLRLRKDGKARFVGHLEFMTVFHRAARRAQLPVRFSGGFHPQPRISFPDALPTGVESDAEIIDIELFRALSAEQVVTALNAQLPEGFRILEGAGLPWKSPSPSGSIREVIYQVKLPPAAPADLAGRLVEFLSAEAVPALRDKGHRQVSVDLRPGVLDLELVDGALLLKMTKGSPTLLAAHLLGCTQEEARHLRIRKVATVLE, from the coding sequence GGAAGCATTAAAAAAGACCTCGGCAAAGTCGAAGTGACTTTCGCCCTCGCTTTCCCCGACGTTTACGAAGTGGGGATGAGCCACCTCGGCTTTCCCATCCTCTATCATATCCTCAACGGCCTGGACTGGGCCGCCGCCGAGCGGGCCTACGCCCCCTGGCCCGACCTCGAAGCGCATCTGCGCGACACCTCCACGGCCCTCTGCTCCCTGGAGTCGGAGCGGCCGCTGGGGGCATTCGATATCGTCGGCTTCACCCTGCAGTACGAGCTCTCCTACAGCAACCTGCTCAACATGCTGGATCTGGCCGGCATCCCCCGCCGCCGCGTCCAGCGGGACGACCAGGCGCCGCTGATCGTGGTCGGCGGCCCCTGCGCCTTCAACCCCGAACCGCTTGCCGACTTCATCGACTGCGCGGTGATCGGCGACGGCGAGGAGGCGGTGGTCGATCTCTGCGAGGCGCTGCGCGTCTCCCGCGCCGCCGGGGAGAGCCGCGACCAGCTGCTGCGGCGCCTGGCCGCCATCGAGGGGGTCTACGTCCCCGCCCTGTTCGACGTCGACTACCGCGCGGACGGCGCCCTGGCCGCCATCCGCCCCCTGCAGCAGGGCTATGAGCGGGTGCGCCGGCGCTTTCTGGCGGACCTGGAGACGGCTCCCTACCCGACCTCGCCGATTCTCCCCTTCATGAACACCATCCACAACCGGGTGGCGGTGGAGATCGCCCGCGGCTGCACCCGCGGCTGCCGCTTCTGCCAGGCTGGCTACATCTACCGCCCGGTGCGCGAGCGCAGCCCCGCACGCATCGCCGAAATCATCGAGCAGTCGCTGGCCAACTCGGGCTACGAGGAGGTTTCCCTGCTCTCGCTCTCCACCGGCGACTACAGCTGCATCGAGCCCCTGCTCAAGGGGCTGATGGACCGCTACGCCGAGCAGAAGGTGGCGGTCTCCTTCCCCAGCCTGCGGGTCGGCTCGCTGACCGCCGAACTGATGGAGGAGATCAAGAAGGTGCGCAAAACCGGCTTTACGCTGGCCCCCGAGGCCGGCACCGAACGGATGCGCCAGGTGATCAACAAGGGGATCACCGAGGAGGACCTGCTCGAGACCACCCGCAGCGCCTTCGCCCTGGGCTGGCGGCTGGTCAAGCTCTACTTCATGATGGGCCTGCCCACGGAAACCGACGAAGACCTGCAGGGGATCATCGAACTCGCGGCCAAGGCCAAGCGCAGCGGCAGAGGCACCGAAGGGGGCGCCGACGTCAACGCTTCGGTCTCGACCTTCGTCCCCAAGCCCCACACTCCCTTCCAGTGGGAGCCGCAGATCGGCGTCGAGGAGACCCTGCGCCGCCAGAAGCTGCTGCGCGAGGGACTGCAGAAGAAAAAGGTCCGCCTCAAGTGGCACGAGGCCCAGCTATCCTTCATGGAAGGGGTCTTTGCCCGCGGCGACCGGCGACTGGGCGCCGCCATCGAGCGGGCCGTGGACCTGGGCTGCCGCTTCGACGGCTGGCGCGACCATTTCCGCTTCGACCTCTGGCAGCAGGCCTTCGCCGACTGCGGCATCGATCCGGCCTGGTACCTGCGCGAGCGGGGGCGCGACGAAGTGCTCCCCTGGGACCACATCGACTGCGGGCTGCCGAAAAGCTACCTCGAGAGCGAGCGGCGCAAAGCCCTCGCCTGCGCCCCGACCCCCGACTGCCGGGACGGAGCCTGCAGCGCCTGCGGGGTCTGCGACTTCGAAGAGCTGCGCATGCGCCAGGTGCAGCATGGCGAAGTCCCCCTGCCTGAGCGCCCAGCCGAGGCGCCGCCGGGCGAGGAGGACCGCTACAAGGTCCGTCTGCGCCTGCGCAAGGATGGCAAGGCGCGTTTTGTCGGCCACCTGGAGTTCATGACCGTGTTCCACCGGGCGGCCCGCCGGGCCCAACTGCCGGTGCGCTTTTCCGGCGGCTTCCATCCCCAGCCGCGCATCTCCTTCCCCGACGCGCTGCCCACCGGGGTGGAGAGTGATGCGGAGATCATCGACATCGAGCTGTTCCGCGCGTTAAGCGCCGAGCAGGTGGTGACCGCCCTCAATGCCCAGCTCCCAGAGGGGTTCCGCATCCTTGAGGGAGCCGGCCTCCCCTGGAAAAGCCCCTCCCCCTCTGGTAGCATTAGGGAGGTCATTTACCAGGTAAAGCTGCCTCCCGCCGCGCCCGCCGACCTGGCCGGCCGGCTTGTGGAGTTCCTGAGCGCCGAAGCCGTACCTGCCCTGCGCGACAAGGGCCACCGGCAGGTGAGCGTCGATTTGCGCCCGGGGGTGCTGGATCTGGAGCTGGTCGACGGCGCCCTGCTGCTGAAAATGACCAAGGGGAGCCCGACCCTGCTCGCCGCGCACCTGTTGGGATGCACCCAGGAAGAGGCGCGCCACCTGCGCATCCGCAAGGTCGCGACGGTCCTCGAATAG